One region of Thalassophryne amazonica chromosome 16, fThaAma1.1, whole genome shotgun sequence genomic DNA includes:
- the csf2rb gene encoding cytokine receptor common subunit beta: protein MLLFWLVLWVLLPDLVFLSGFDRCTPSDSSSSQNVSPLLESLQCYNDYQSYVHCIWREGPHKRSPLQLWFKNGTGQSLCQPYGSPLPDTDEYWTVQCRYEPSAFAIGIKHTAFFKNGTLSVCSSVPHKHVQLSEHLTVLPPVNLSTHDAPDGGQLLQWSSSYASPSSVNRKLTYQISYRAQKQGSWTTVDAMSTHVTLEKERLVAGCRYKARVRARAHVGHWSSWSPVVTWKTAEHPEQFPSLDCVLHGEKGVKCGWEVSKELADFITYQLHCRNNQTAVSQSCCIEPTVTADHREAVLRYSCFLTNADPEHMLLELRPKYSAKTFKAHQHIRPARPQQVEVKEKDGNWFVMWKEPNITSTLDLYYQVCYYPKEQQDCSVPVNISEGSRSLNILGASLASSQHYQVKVRSLVVPGSGPEMKGIPSEWTDPVDWTSHAAVWSFSTYLYIVISVVAAVLSLTLYCIIPTCQRRVILWVDSIPSPRKSKTLHEIKSTKSLMTRMQREVQDVDSLSTCYSDVSFWSTKDTEKEHLQQEEDCWNYKNLSPNCETGKSSEMSSVSFSGPYIFCQPQQPHKDAVDVQQEEKDEGTKLDSTVPPTLSQFTLYGGGYVCLPNPAIARSTEELVPQSNGSKNEKQDLQDATQDNQLDPKEPASSNPILVHTNGPFTAWPQEDVTLHSGYWVLP, encoded by the exons ATGCTTCTGTTTTGGCTCGTGCTGTGGGTTCTGCTCCCTGATCTGGTTTTCTTGTCTGGTTTTGACCGCTGTACACCCAGTGACAGCAGCAGCTCACAGAACG TGTCTCCGCTGTTGGAGTCCTTACAATGTTATAATGACTACCAGTCTTATGTCCACTGCATATGGAGGGAAGGACCACACAAGCGCTCCCCACTGCAGCTCTGGTTCAAGAATGGAActgg GCAGTCTTTGTGTCAGCCGTATGGTTCACCACTCCCAGATACAGATGAGTACTGGACTGTCCAGTGCAGATATGAACCATCTGCATTTGCCATTGGAATCAAACACACAGCCTTCTTCAAGAACGGCACATTGTCTGTCTGTTCATCTGTCCCACACAAGCATGTGCAGCTTTCTGAGCACT TGACAGTGCTTCCGCCGGTGAATCTGTCCACACATGATGCACCTGACGGAGGTCAACTGCTTCAGTGGTCCAGCTCCTACGCCTCCCCCTCCTCCGTGAACAGAAAGCTCACTTATCAGATCAGCTACAGGGCGCAGAAACAGGGCAGCTGGACT actgtggatgccATGAGCACCCACGTGACACTGGAGAAGGAGCGTTTGGTGGCAGGGTGCAGGTATAAAGCCAGAGTGAGGGCCAGAGCCCATGTGGGTCACTGGAGCAGCTGGAGTCCAGTGGTCACCTGGAAAACTGCAGAAC ATCCTGAGCAGTTTCCCAGTCTGGACTGTGTGCTGCACGGAGAGAAGGGGGTGAAGTGTGGATGGGAGGTGAGCAAAGAACTGGCTGACTTCATTACCTACCAACTCCACTGTCGGAACAACCAGACTGCAGT GTCTCAGAGTTGTTGTATTGAACCCACAGTCACCGCTGACCACAGGGAGGCAGTACTGAGGTACAGCTGCTTTCTCACCAATGCTGACCCTGAACATATGCTGCTGGAGCTCCGGCCTAAATACAGCGCAAAGACCTTCAAGGCCCACCAGCACA TTCGTCCGGCCCGCCCACAGCAGGTGGAGGTGAAGGAGAAAGATGGGAACTGGTTTGTGATGTGGAAAGAACCAAACATCACTTCAACACTCGATCTGTATTACCAGGTGTGCTACTACCCCAAAGAGCAGCAG GATTGTAGTGTCCCAGTGAATATTTCAGAGGGGTCGCGATCTTTGAACATCCTGGGAGCATCTCTGGCCTCATCCCAGCACTACCAGGTCAAAGTGAGATCCCTGGTTGTCCCTGGAAGTGGTCCGGAGATGAAAGGAATCCCTTCTGAATGGACTGATCCTGTGGACTGGACCTCACATGCAG CGGTCTGGTCCTTCAGTACTTACCTGTATATCGTCATCAGTGTGGTTGCAGCTGTGCTCTCCCTCACACTCTACTGCATCATCCCAACTTGCCAAAG GAGGGTGATACTGTGGGTGGATTCCATTCCATCTCCAAGGAAGAGTAAAACCCTGCATGAGATCAAG TCCACCAAAAGCCTCATGACCCGCATGCAGAGAGAAGTGCAGGATGTGGACAGCTTATCTACCTG CTACTCAGATGTATCTTTCTGGTCGACTAAGGACACTGAGAAGGAACATCTACAGCAGGAGGAGGACTGCTGGAACTATAAGAACCTGTCCCCCAACTGTGAGACAGGAAAAAGCTCTGAGATGTCCTCAGTGAGCTTCAGCGGGCCGTATATCTTCTGTCAG CCACAACAGCCCCACAAAGACGCAGTGGATGTCCAGCAGGAAGAGAAAGACGAAGGAACCAAGTTGGACAGCACAGTGCCTCCTACCTTGAGCCAGTTCACCCTATATGGTGGAGGTTATGTGTGTCTGCCCAACCCCGCTATCGCCAGGTCCACAGAGGAACTTGTACCGCAGAGCAATGGCAGCAAAAATGAAAAGCAGGACCTGCAAGATGCCACACAGGACAACCAACTAGACCCTAAGGAACCTGCCAGCAGCAACCCCATACTGGTCCACACAAATGGACCTTTCACCGCCTGGCCTCAGGAGGACGTCACACTGCACTCGGGGTACTGGGTTCTCCCCTGA
- the pdgfbb gene encoding uncharacterized protein pdgfbb isoform X2 produces the protein MTSTGQMLLFALLAACARCGVTQGDPLPAALVELVRNNPISSIEDLQLLLLTDSIEEDGTSLPNGGHRLPRSLDAQPAQQALCKVRTEVVEVTRAMLDRSNANFMLWPPCVEVQRCSGCCNTKSLQCVPVLTHTRYLQVMKIEYVNKKPTYAKAVVSVVDHVECRCQPAPRPPIPKKKSSRRQHNHNKDHQRNQTLNEAHGQVVFDSKDELHQWDELKQNQKTSLEELLEQHWSPRGDTFTPPGEGYSLVGEDTSQFGEGILFGPHWVHNSTRVSETKAQTENQEATERNHGRSSDGNKTFSSLDVVKEKNKGVEDGEWALLNMTKGKVELGKQEILGFQERNGGMATGMPNSHTNDVPPSTNENIQTMFSLTTERNRFQPTKEPNPEPREQETHKNTETPDEEQIINTEEERREHLHLYKKLHHEKEILRQQEIKLDEEKIQKQKDKEDSQHHLHNKHHHLQTTTHKSETTSQTTTQKAPVIAGPRPPVRPNPVKKRKRKNRKQISKAAMRAMLM, from the exons GGGGACCCTCTGCCTGCAGCCCTGGTGGAGCTGGTTAGAAACAATCCAATCTCCTCCATAGAGGACCTTCAGCTGCTGCTGCTCACTGACTCCATAG AGGAGGATGGAACTTCACTTCCCAATGGAGGTCACAGGCTCCCAAGAAGCCTTG ACGCTCAGCCAGCCCAACAGGCTCTGTGTAAAGTGCGTACAGAGGTGGTGGAGGTCACCAGGGCTATGCTGGACCGAAGCAATGCTAATTTTATGCTGTGGCCACCCTGCGTGGAGGTACAGCGATGCTCTGGCTGCTGTAACACCAAAAGCCTGCAGTGTGTTCCTGTTCTCACACACACCAGATACTTGCAG GTCATGAAGATCGAGTATGTCAACAAAAAACCGACATATGCTAAAGCGGTGGTGTCAGTGGTGGATCATGTGGAGTGCCGATGTCAGCCCGCTCCACGGCCACCAATACCCAAGAAAAAGTCATCTCGCAGACAACACAACCACAATAAGGACCACCAAAGAAATCAGACACTCAACGAAGCACATGGGCAG GTGGTGTTTGATTCCAAGGATGAACTCCATCAATGGGATGAGCTGAAGCAGAACCAGAAAACCAGCCTGGAGGAGCTCCTGGAGCAGCACTGGAGCCCCAGAGGAGACACCTTCACCCCACCTGGAGAAGGGTACAGTCTAGTTGGGGAGGACACATCTCAGTTTGGTGAGGGTATCCTGTTTGGTCCACACTGGGTACATAACTCCACCAGGGTCTCTGAGACTAAAGCCCAAACTGAAAATCAGGAGGCTACCGAGAGGAATCATGGGAGATCATCAGATGGAAATAAAACTTTTTCTTCACTGGATGTTGTTAAAGAAAAGAACAAGGGAGTGGAAGATGGGGAATGGGCATTGCTCAACATGACTAAAGGGAAAGTTGAATTGGGCAAGCAGGAGATTCTAGGCTTCCAAGAGAGAAATGGCGGCATGGCCACTGGCATGCCCAACAGCCACACAAATGATGTTCCTCCATCTACCAATGAGAATATTCAAACAATGTTCAGCTTGACCACTGAGAGGAATAGGTTTCAGCCCACCAAAGAGCCAAATCCAGAGCCTCGGGAACAAGAGACACATAAAAACACTGAGACCCCAGATGAGGAGCAGATAATAAATACTGAGGAGGAGAGACGTGAGCATCTACATCTCTACAAGAAGCTGCACCATGAGAAGGAGATACTGAGACAGCAGGAAATAAAACTAGACGAAGAGAAAATACAGAAGCAAAAGGATAAAGAGGACAGTCAACATCACCTGCATAATAAAcatcatcatctgcaaacaacaacacacaaatcAG AGACAACATCTCAGACAACCACACAGAAAGCACCTGTTATAGCAGGACCCAGGCCTCCAGTTCGCCCAAACCCGGTGAAGAAACGCAAGAGAAAGAATCGCAAACAGATTAGCAAGGCAGCTATGAGAGCAATGCTAATGTAG
- the pdgfbb gene encoding uncharacterized protein pdgfbb isoform X1: MTSTGQMLLFALLAACARCGVTQGDPLPAALVELVRNNPISSIEDLQLLLLTDSIEEEDGTSLPNGGHRLPRSLDAQPAQQALCKVRTEVVEVTRAMLDRSNANFMLWPPCVEVQRCSGCCNTKSLQCVPVLTHTRYLQVMKIEYVNKKPTYAKAVVSVVDHVECRCQPAPRPPIPKKKSSRRQHNHNKDHQRNQTLNEAHGQVVFDSKDELHQWDELKQNQKTSLEELLEQHWSPRGDTFTPPGEGYSLVGEDTSQFGEGILFGPHWVHNSTRVSETKAQTENQEATERNHGRSSDGNKTFSSLDVVKEKNKGVEDGEWALLNMTKGKVELGKQEILGFQERNGGMATGMPNSHTNDVPPSTNENIQTMFSLTTERNRFQPTKEPNPEPREQETHKNTETPDEEQIINTEEERREHLHLYKKLHHEKEILRQQEIKLDEEKIQKQKDKEDSQHHLHNKHHHLQTTTHKSETTSQTTTQKAPVIAGPRPPVRPNPVKKRKRKNRKQISKAAMRAMLM, from the exons GGGGACCCTCTGCCTGCAGCCCTGGTGGAGCTGGTTAGAAACAATCCAATCTCCTCCATAGAGGACCTTCAGCTGCTGCTGCTCACTGACTCCATAG AAGAGGAGGATGGAACTTCACTTCCCAATGGAGGTCACAGGCTCCCAAGAAGCCTTG ACGCTCAGCCAGCCCAACAGGCTCTGTGTAAAGTGCGTACAGAGGTGGTGGAGGTCACCAGGGCTATGCTGGACCGAAGCAATGCTAATTTTATGCTGTGGCCACCCTGCGTGGAGGTACAGCGATGCTCTGGCTGCTGTAACACCAAAAGCCTGCAGTGTGTTCCTGTTCTCACACACACCAGATACTTGCAG GTCATGAAGATCGAGTATGTCAACAAAAAACCGACATATGCTAAAGCGGTGGTGTCAGTGGTGGATCATGTGGAGTGCCGATGTCAGCCCGCTCCACGGCCACCAATACCCAAGAAAAAGTCATCTCGCAGACAACACAACCACAATAAGGACCACCAAAGAAATCAGACACTCAACGAAGCACATGGGCAG GTGGTGTTTGATTCCAAGGATGAACTCCATCAATGGGATGAGCTGAAGCAGAACCAGAAAACCAGCCTGGAGGAGCTCCTGGAGCAGCACTGGAGCCCCAGAGGAGACACCTTCACCCCACCTGGAGAAGGGTACAGTCTAGTTGGGGAGGACACATCTCAGTTTGGTGAGGGTATCCTGTTTGGTCCACACTGGGTACATAACTCCACCAGGGTCTCTGAGACTAAAGCCCAAACTGAAAATCAGGAGGCTACCGAGAGGAATCATGGGAGATCATCAGATGGAAATAAAACTTTTTCTTCACTGGATGTTGTTAAAGAAAAGAACAAGGGAGTGGAAGATGGGGAATGGGCATTGCTCAACATGACTAAAGGGAAAGTTGAATTGGGCAAGCAGGAGATTCTAGGCTTCCAAGAGAGAAATGGCGGCATGGCCACTGGCATGCCCAACAGCCACACAAATGATGTTCCTCCATCTACCAATGAGAATATTCAAACAATGTTCAGCTTGACCACTGAGAGGAATAGGTTTCAGCCCACCAAAGAGCCAAATCCAGAGCCTCGGGAACAAGAGACACATAAAAACACTGAGACCCCAGATGAGGAGCAGATAATAAATACTGAGGAGGAGAGACGTGAGCATCTACATCTCTACAAGAAGCTGCACCATGAGAAGGAGATACTGAGACAGCAGGAAATAAAACTAGACGAAGAGAAAATACAGAAGCAAAAGGATAAAGAGGACAGTCAACATCACCTGCATAATAAAcatcatcatctgcaaacaacaacacacaaatcAG AGACAACATCTCAGACAACCACACAGAAAGCACCTGTTATAGCAGGACCCAGGCCTCCAGTTCGCCCAAACCCGGTGAAGAAACGCAAGAGAAAGAATCGCAAACAGATTAGCAAGGCAGCTATGAGAGCAATGCTAATGTAG